A window of Primulina huaijiensis isolate GDHJ02 chromosome 9, ASM1229523v2, whole genome shotgun sequence contains these coding sequences:
- the LOC140984435 gene encoding protein REVERSION-TO-ETHYLENE SENSITIVITY1, with protein sequence MDFNIANMVNSKSFDGSIQHEFWPLNEIDPKKAKFPCCVVWTPLPVVSWLAPFIGHVGICGEDGTIFDFSGSNLVNLDNFAFGSAARYLQLDRKQCCFPLNFVEHTCKHRHQHSEYGTAITWDDAIQSCTRHFEHKSYNLFTCNCHSFVANYLNHVCYGGSMNWNMINVAALILLKGKWVDGLSILRSFLPFVAVLCFGIKMVGWPFLVGLSSFSFILVAWFLMGTYVFKSLLHC encoded by the exons ATGGATTTTAATATTGCCAATATGGTTAACAGTAAAAGTTTTGATGGAAGTATACAGCATGAATTTTGGCCGCTCAATGAAATAGACCCAAAGAAAGCAAAATTCCCATGTTGTGTTGTTTGGACTCCGCTGCCTGTGGTCTCATGGTTGGCACCATTCATTGGACATGTCGGCATTTGTGGGGAGGATGGTACCATCTTTGATTTTTCTGGTTCTAATCTCGTGAATCTAGATAATTTTGCTTTTGGATCTGCTGCCAGATACCTTCAGTTGGATAGAAAGCAG TGCTGCTTTCCTCTGAACTTTGTTGAGCATACATGCAAGCACAGACATCAGCATTCCGAGTATGGAACCGCAATCACCTGGGATGATGCCATCCAGTCATGTACACGTCACTTCGAGCACAAATCATACAATCTTTTCACATGCAATTGCCACTCATTTGTCGCAAATTACCTGAACCATGTCTGCTATGGGGGATCGATGAATTGGAACATGATTAATGTTGCAGCTCTGATACTGTTGAAGGGTAAATGGGTTGATGGCTTATCTATCTTGAGATCATTTTTACCTTTCGTTGCAGTGCTCTGCTTTGGTATTAAAATGGTTGGATGGCCATTTTTGGTAGGATTGTCATCTTTTTCATTCATACTTGTGGCATGGTTTTTAATGGGAACTTACGTTTTTAAAAGCCTACTGCATTGTTAG
- the LOC140984615 gene encoding zinc transporter 4, chloroplastic-like yields the protein MDGCRDESYALNLKVISIAAILAVGVFGVAIPLVGKKRRLLSGHCNLFVAAKASAASIILATGFVHMLPDATSALTDSCLHEFPWSKFPFSGLIAMMAALAKLLVDFVGTQYYEGNKAKKSRLIQWKKILDLRLFQ from the coding sequence ATGGATGGGTGCAGAGATGAATCCTATGCTTTAAACCTCAAAGTGATATCAATTGCAGCTATTCTAGCTGTCGGGGTCTTTGGCGTGGCTATTCCGTTAGTTGGCAAGAAACGACGACTCTTAAGTGGACACTGTAACCTCTTTGTCGCTGCCAAAGCTTCTGCAGCAAGTATCATTTTAGCCACAGGCTTTGTCCACATGTTACCTGATGCTACATCAGCATTAACCGACTCTTGTCTACATGAATTTCCATGGTCGAAATTTCCGTTTTCTGGATTGATTGCAATGATGGCTGCATTGGCTAAATTGTTGGTTGATTTTGTTGGAACACAGTATTATGAGGGAAACAAAGCCAAAAAGTCAAGGCTGATTCAATGGAAAAAGATTTTAGATCTCAGATTGTTCCAATAG